The Geobacter metallireducens GS-15 region TCACTCCCGGCTTCGACGACTATCCGGGCTACGAAGAGGAGCTCGGCTTCCCGGGCCAGTACCCCTTCACCCGCGGCGTCCAGCCCACCATGTACCGGGGCCGCTTCTGGACCATGCGCCAGTACGCCGGTTTCGGCACGGCCAAGGAATCCAACGAGCGCTACAAATATCTGCTTCAGGCGGGTCAGACCGGCCTTTCCGTCGCCTTCGACCTCCCCACCCAGATGGGGTACGACTCCGACGCCGCCATGGCCCAGGGCGAAGTTGGTAAAGTAGGGGTCGCCATCGACTCCCTGGCCGACATGGAGATCCTCTTCGACGGCATCCCCCTGGACAAGGTCTCCACCTCCATGACCATCAACTCCACCGCCGCTATCCTCCTAGCCATGTACATCGCCGTGGCCGAGAAGCAGGGTGTCTCGCCGGAGAAGATTTCCGGCACCATCCAAAACGACATCCTCAAAGAATACATGGCCCGGGGGACTTACATCTACCCCCCCCAGGAGTCGATGCGGATCATCACCGACATCTTCGCCTACTGCAAAGACAACGTCCCCAAGTGGAACACCATCTCCATCTCCGGCTACCACATCCGCGAGGCGGGCTCCAGCGCCGTGCAGGAAGTGGCCTTCACCCTGGCCGACGGCATCGCCTACGTGGAAGCCGCCATCAAGGCTGGCCTCAACGTGGATGAATTCGCCCCCCGGCTCGCCTTCTTCTTCAACGCCCACAACAACCTCTTGGAGGAAGTCGCCAAGTTCCGGGCCGCCCGCCGCATGTGGGCCACCATCATGAAAGAGCGGTTCGGGGCCAAGGATCCCAAGTCCCTCATGCTCCGCTTCCACACCCAGACCGCCGGCTGCACCCTCACCGCCCAGCAGCCCGACAACAACATCATGCGGGTCACCATCCAGGCCCTGGCCGCCGTTCTCGGCGGCACCCAGTCGCTCCACACCAACTCCCGCGACGAGGCCCTGGCGCTCCCCACCGAAGACTCGGTCCGGATAGCGCTCCGCACCCAGCAGGTCATCGCCTACGAATCGGGCGTGGCCGACTCCATCGACCCCCTGGCCGGCAGCTTCCTCGTGGAATCCCTCACCGACCAGATCGAAATGGCCGCCACCGAGTACATCAACAAGATCGACTCCCTCGGCGGCGCCGTCGAAGCCATCTCCCGCGGCTTCCAGCAGAAGGAAATCCAGGACTCCGCCTACGCCTACCAGCGGGCCATCGAAACCGACGACCTGATCATCGTCGGGGTCAACAAGTTCACCGTCACCGGCGAGCCGGCCCCCGAGCTTCTCAAGATCAAGGAAGAGGTCGAAATCGCCCAGAAGAAGTCCCTCGGCGACATGAAGGCCAAACGCGACGACGCAAGGGTCAAGGAAACCCTCGCCGCCCTCGCCGCCGCCGCCAAGGGAACCGACAACCTCATGCCGCCGATCCTCAACGCTGTCAAGGCCTACGCCACCCTCGGCGAAATCGCCAACGTCCTCCGCGACGTCTTCGGTGTCCACCGGGAGACGGTGGTGCTGTAATTTTATGGGAATAACACGGAGAGACGGAGAAACGGAGAAAAAGCTCTTAGAATCAGAATTGACCGACCTGATTATTGGCAAAGCCATTGTTGTCCACAGTACGCTCGGTCCAGGGCTTCTCGAATCAGTTTATGAAGCCTGCCTTGCCTATGAATTATCAGAAGCCGGCTTACACGTAGAACGTCAAAAGGTTTTGCCGGTACGATACAAGAACATCAACCTTGATGATGGACTCCGCATGGATCTGGTTGTCGAAAACAGGATCATTCTCGAATTGAAGTGCGTTGACACCATTCTCCCGGTCCACGAAGCACAGCTTCAGACCTATTTGAAGCTTTCAGGATTGAGAGTTGGGCTTCTCATGAACTTTTATACGAAATACCTGAAAGAGGGAATCAAACGGATAATATTCTGATTTTCTCCGTGCTCTCCGTATCTCCGTGTTATTCAGAAAGGTTTTCCCATGCTCACCAAAATCAACCATATCGGCATCGCCGTCCAATCCCTCGCCGACGCCGTTCCCTTCTACCGCGACAACCTCGGCATGGCCTTCATGGGCACCGAGGAAGTTCCGGAGCAGAAGGTCACCGTGGCCTTTTTCCAGATCGGTGAATCGAAGATCGAGCTCCTGGAGCCCACATCCGACGACAGCCCGGTGGCGAAGTTCATCGAGAAGAACGGCGCCGGCATCCACCACATCGCCTACGAGGTGGAGGACATCGAAGCGGCCATCGCCAGGCTCGTGGCCGACGGCGCCCGGATGATCGACAGCGTGCCGCGAAACGGCGCCCACGGCGCCCGCATCGCGTTCATCCACCCTAAAACAAGTCGTGGGGTCCTGACCGAACTCTGCCAGATGGGGCACTGACTGCATAAAGCCTCCCCAGGCCTTGATTTATCGGGATTTTTTTCTTGACATTGCTTTTAATCTCTTTATAGTGTCCCTGAATTTTAGAACGCTATTTTGCAATTTAACGTTATTGCGATAAAAATGTAACATATTCGTGACATTAACCAGGCATTATCCACGTTTTCACACTGATGACGCAGTGCCCCATGCAGTTTGCGATTGACAGAACCTGATTGTTAAGTAGAATCTCATCCCTGATATGAACGCACAGGTGCCGATGTCTACACGTCCTTATCACAATTTTGCTTGCATGTTCGCAACCGGCGGGGTCTCCCGCAGGTTTGGCGCATTGACTGAACGACCCCTTTTCCCCCTTCCCTGAGAAGGGCGAAAAGGGTTTTTGTTTTTGGAGGGGGTACTTAAGCCAGTTACGTCTGGACATTTCTCTCGGGAAAGGTGGTGATCGGCGAAACAGCACAACAAACCACGGCTTTTAGCACCACAACTCTCATATGCAGTTATTATCACCAATGAAGGAGGCAACATGAAAAAGAAAGTATTGGCAGTATCCGCAGCCTGTGCGCTGACCGCTGCGACGGCAGTTCCGGCCCTGGCGCTGGAAAACGAGTTCCACGGGATGTTCCGGGTGTTCGGGACGATGTCAAACTTCAACGACGGTGGTTCCGGGCGCCTTCTGCCTACAGACGCAACCACGGGAAGAGACCCCAAGACCAGGAGCTTCGTCGAGCAGCGGGCCCGCCTCATGTACATCGCCAAGGCCAACGACGATCTCAAACTGGTTACCCACTTCGAGATCGACTCCCGCTGGGGTGACAACTCCTATGCCAACGGCCGCAACTCCGGCGGCGCCATCGGCGCCGACACCGTGAACCTGGAAACCAAGAACGTCTACCTCGACTTCAACATCCCCTCCACCCCCATGAACTTCAAGGTCGGTATCCAGCCGCTCGTCGACTCCTACAAGGGGGTCTTCTTCAACACCGACGTGGCCGCAGCCCTTGCCACCGCCAAGCTCGGCAACGGTTCCGTGGTGGTCGGCTTCGCCCGGTTGGACGACGCCGACACCTTTACCCTTGGTTCAGCAGCTGGCAGATCAACGTCCACCCCCGGTAAGGCCAAGCGCGACCTCTACATCGTGGACGGCAAGTACAACATCACCAAGGACGTGAAGGTTGGGGCCTCCTACTACCTCCTCAACGTCGATCAGAAGGCCGGGGATAACTTCGTCCCCACATCAACCACCCAAACTTATGACTACATGCGCCACACCTTCGGCGTGAACGCTGAAGCAAAGTTCGCACCTCTCACCCTGGACGGCTTCCTCCTCTATCAGACCGCCCGCACCAACGGGCCGGACAAGATCGACCAGAAGGGCTGGGCCGCCAACCTTACCGGCAAGGGGAAGCTGGGCCCTGGCACCCTGAAGGCGTCGTTCCTCTATGCCTCCGGCGACAGCAAGAGAGGCACGGTAAGAGATGACAACACCTATTACGGGATCACCAACGAGACCTCTGGAGCCAACGGCGAGCACAGCTTCTATGAGTCCG contains the following coding sequences:
- a CDS encoding acyl-CoA mutase large subunit family protein; amino-acid sequence: MSISDKKQAWQDTVVAKSIARSPERKPEFRTTSNIEMERCFTPGFDDYPGYEEELGFPGQYPFTRGVQPTMYRGRFWTMRQYAGFGTAKESNERYKYLLQAGQTGLSVAFDLPTQMGYDSDAAMAQGEVGKVGVAIDSLADMEILFDGIPLDKVSTSMTINSTAAILLAMYIAVAEKQGVSPEKISGTIQNDILKEYMARGTYIYPPQESMRIITDIFAYCKDNVPKWNTISISGYHIREAGSSAVQEVAFTLADGIAYVEAAIKAGLNVDEFAPRLAFFFNAHNNLLEEVAKFRAARRMWATIMKERFGAKDPKSLMLRFHTQTAGCTLTAQQPDNNIMRVTIQALAAVLGGTQSLHTNSRDEALALPTEDSVRIALRTQQVIAYESGVADSIDPLAGSFLVESLTDQIEMAATEYINKIDSLGGAVEAISRGFQQKEIQDSAYAYQRAIETDDLIIVGVNKFTVTGEPAPELLKIKEEVEIAQKKSLGDMKAKRDDARVKETLAALAAAAKGTDNLMPPILNAVKAYATLGEIANVLRDVFGVHRETVVL
- a CDS encoding GxxExxY protein, translating into MGITRRDGETEKKLLESELTDLIIGKAIVVHSTLGPGLLESVYEACLAYELSEAGLHVERQKVLPVRYKNINLDDGLRMDLVVENRIILELKCVDTILPVHEAQLQTYLKLSGLRVGLLMNFYTKYLKEGIKRIIF
- the mce gene encoding methylmalonyl-CoA epimerase, coding for MLTKINHIGIAVQSLADAVPFYRDNLGMAFMGTEEVPEQKVTVAFFQIGESKIELLEPTSDDSPVAKFIEKNGAGIHHIAYEVEDIEAAIARLVADGARMIDSVPRNGAHGARIAFIHPKTSRGVLTELCQMGH